The following DNA comes from Planktothrix serta PCC 8927.
AGGGTTGAGTGCGGTTGAGTGTACTATATCCTACTAAATCCTACTTTGTCAACTGCATTGTACCAGATTCTACTAAATTGGTTCGGGATGGTTGGAAAAATTGGGTGCTAAATCCGACTGTTTGGACTTGTCATATATAACTATAACCAAATACAATATTTTAGTTAGCAATATAGTAAAATGCTTAAAATTATGAAAATATGAAAACAACTTCTAATAAGCTTTTATTGCGAATGGTTTCATTAATGGCGTTTCCATTGGCTTTTTTGTCATTGAAAAAAGATTATTTTATAGAAAAAACATTTTCAATGACACCAGCAATTCAAGATGATCAAAAAAATATTATTAGCCAAAATCCAAAAGGAATGATGATTTTAAGTGACAGAGACACCACTTTAGCAATTAACGCTTGGAATGGTGCGCGTCATGGAGGAGAATTACGACTGCATAATGCTTGCCGTCCTACGAATCCTGATTGTACTTGGATCTATACCACAGATAGAATGCTTTTAAGTGCAAGAGATCCATCATTAGCTATTAAGGCTTGGAATGGTGCCAAACATGGTGGTGATATAAGATTAAGCAATAATTGTTCAGCCAATGACCGTAATTGCACTTGGACTTATAGAGGTGGAATGTTTATTAGTGATATGGATACGGGGGTAGCGATCAATGCTTGGAATGGAGCAAAGTACGGCGCAGAATTGAAATTACATGAAAGATGTTTAGGAAATAATCCTGATTGTACTTGGAAGTTTTGGATGCCATCTTCGTAAGAGGGATAACTTAGATAATCTCGATCGCGCCTCCTCTACCATCCCCAGTAGGAGAAAAAGTGTTTCTTCAAAAACCTCTACCTCACTTTAGGGGATAAAAAGCCGACTTACACCCATATAAGTATTAATATCAATCACAATTTCAACCAGACGAATTGCACAACGCTCCCGATATTCAAAATCATTCAAGAAGCGATCAGCATCGCTAATAGTAATCACGGGGAGTGATGTAGAAGTTATTTCCTCGCGCATCACTTGTTCCAGAGAGTTATCACCCTTCATGCTCCGATTTGCGGTCAATAGAATCATCTGGTTTGATTGAGCTAACCGCCAAACTACCCGATCATCACTATTGATTGGTAAGCCTATTTCATCAAAGGTGATAAATCGAATCAGTACCCAATCTAGCCAGCCGCTATTTAAAATACTACCTGAGAGAAGTACGGCGTGTCCTCTTAAATTATGATCAACTAAAAAATTCATAGCTGAGACTTGAATTTAGCCTTAGCTGCTTGAAGTTTTGCTCGAATAGCTTCTTGACCTGGCTTTGGTGGTTGAGCGGCAATTCTAGCAATCAGATCGCGGTTTTTTTCTTCATAATACAGCCGCAGTTCTTCAGCTTCTTTAAGAACGATTTGATACTCAGCTTCAACATCAGCGCGATTTGCCTCAATATAAGCTAAAGCTGCGTTAATTTGTGCCTCTGTCAGATCAAATAATCCCCTGATAAACTTAGGTGGATATTGAGCCGTCACATAGTCCATAATATCGTAGATAGTAATGCGTGTACCTGCGATTGTTAGTCCTCTTTCTGTGCGGATAATAGCTGTTTGTTCGTTAGGTAGGGTTGTCATATTTATAGCCTCCTAGTTCTCTAGTATGCGAACTATTTCCTGTGGTTTTAGAACGGGAATATTGCTCATAATTTATCGGATCACTATCTGTTGTGTCCCTATAAACTCTGTCTCAAGAACGAGATTATCATCCTCTAAGAGCATCTCAATTACCTCACGCAAATTCTCCTGTAACTCATCCAATGTTTCTCCCTGGGAATGTGCGCCAGGAAACCCAGGAATATAACCAACGTAAAGATTGGTATCAGAATCTTTTTCGATTATAGCAGTAAATGTTTTCATAAGATTCGCTTTCGATTGCCACCCAACTATATTTCCTTGCATCATTATCTCTTGAATTACGGCTTAAAAAACAAGCAATTGTTGGTTGATTCTGCTGTAGATGAAACAGAACTGAAGCATAGACTAAGGCATCTTGAGGCATCAAAGCATAACGGTTTTCATAAGTTGCTGCTTCAGAGAGAATATTCCCATTTAGTGGGATAATATCTGCATAACTCAATAACCTATTTCTATATTTTGCAAATCGTTTTGTTTCTTCCACATCAATTTCAACCAATAAATTAAAAAACTCTCTAATATTATTTTGAATCCGATTTTTATAGGAAACTGTGCGTTCAAGCTGTTTGAATTCCCGATCAAGAGATTGCTGCAAAGCTTTACGGTTTCTAGCTTGGCGAATTAGTTTTTCATGAGGTTCAGCTAAACTATAGGCGGGAATAATTAATGTTGCAGGTTTTTGCTCACTCAGTAACAGAATTTCTTCACAGCTTTTAAACTGTTCTTGCTCGAAAACTAATTCTAGGACAAAATTAGTCTCAACGTAAATATTCACGCAATATCCTCATATTGAAAATAACCACCTGCTATAGCAGTCCCTAGCCCTGACTCAACTAACCATTGTTGAGATTTATCACCCTCTTTACCCAAAGTTTGAGAATGAATTATTTCTCTTAACCAAGAAGTAACAATCATTTCAAAACTCTGGGGATTGATTTGATCTGCGGTAACTCCAGCCCGTTCAAAGTAAGGTTTAAAAATCAAAGTGGCATCAATAATATAAGAAGGTTCTGCGATCTTTTTTTGATGATTAAGATTAGACCATAAATAGATTGAATCAGTAAAAACTAACATAATATAAGGGATTTTCGTAAAATTTTCACTCTTAAAAATTTTCCAGCCTAATTCTATCACCCAAGGGAGTGGAGGATTAGATCGTCGCTTCACTTCAACAATTAATATCAGTTGGTTTTCAGGATTATAAACCGATATATCCCAACGAGAACGTCCAGATGGTTTTGATCCTAAATCATTCCCTTTAAAGGTAGGAAGTTGAGAGTTTTTTTCAGGATTTTCAACCTGAAGTTCTGCTAAAACACGGGTTGCGATCGCATTTTGTTCGTCTTCTGGGAGTTTTTCCAATTCTTCCATAACTTGCTGAAGTAATTTATTCATTTTCATTTCTCCTGTTCTCATTATTGGTGAAGTATTACTAACTACCAGCATAAATCAAATCATCATCTAATTCTTCTGGAGTGTAGTGTCGTAAAACTCCACGCGCTCCTAATAGTTGGCCAAATTCATATTTATCCATAACAGCTAATTCTCGTGCTTTACCAAAGGATAATAGATCCTGGGTATAGAGAGCGATCGCTAATTCTTGTCGTAATTCCTGTTCAATACGTTGTTCAGGTAAACGAATTGCTTGTAGAACAGAATCAGAAATTGAAATTTGTATTCCCATAAGCGCGATTATTTCTATTAATAATTGTTATTCTGTTCGCGTCATTTTGGTGTTTGATTGCTGGCGCTGTGCAATTTCAATTAACATCCTTAATGCCTCATTGACAGCTTGATCATTAGGAAAAGCTTGAGCAATATCGGGGTCTAAAAGCACTAAGTTTGTTCCCGCACGATACCGCTCAACATACTTACCTTTAACACCTCCTTCCAATTGCTGAAAATCATACTCAGACAGTAATTCATCTTCCATTTCGTTCTGTTTATCCTTGTTCATAAAACCTCTGCTCCTGTCGTGTGGCTTTTCGGGCACTGATGATTCGTACCCTTTCTAATCGATCAGTGTGTGCAACAATTAAAAGTTGCCCAAACCTAGATATACCTATAATAATATAGCGGCTTTCTCCGATCAAATTTCATACTTAGCTTGCTTCATGGCAGCTTGGATGTATTAAAGATATTAATCCTAGAGCGATCGCATTTATTGATATATATGATCAACTAAAAAATTCATAGCTGAGACTTAAATTTGGCTTTGGCTGCTTGAAGTTTTGCTCGAATAGCTTCTTGACCTGGCTTTGGTGGTTGAGCGGCAATTCTAGCAATCAGATCGCGGTTTTTTTCTTCATAATATAGTCGCAATTCTTCAGCTTCTTTAAGAACGATTTGATACTCAGCTTCAACATCAGCGCGATGGGCTTCAATATAAGCTAAAGCTGCGTTAATTTGTGCCTCTGTCAGATCAAATAATCCCCTGATAAACTTAGGTGGATATTGAGCCGTCACATAGTCCATAATATCGTAGATAGTGATGCGTGTACCTGCGATTGTTAGTCCTCTTTCTGTGCGGATAATAGCTGTTTGTTCGTTGGATAGGGTTGTCATATTTATAGCCTCCTAATTCTCTAGTATGCGAACTATTTCCTGTGGTTTTAGAACTGGAATATTGCTCATAATTTATCGGATCACAATCTGTTGTGTCCCTATAAACTCTGTCTCAATAACCAGATCATCATCTTCTAGGAGCATCTCAATTACCTCACGCAGATTCTCCTGTAACTCATCCAATGTTTCTCCCTGGGAATGTGCGCCAGGAAACCCAGGAATATAACCAACGTAAAGATTGGTATCAGAATCTTTTTCGATTATAGCAGTAAATGTTTTCATAAGATTTGCTTTTGATATTGCTGATGTAAAAGGGTAAGCTGATCCACAATAGCCAAATTTAAAATGGGTGAAGTATTATTAACTACGAGCATAAGTCAAATCATCATCTAATTCTTCTGGTGTGTAGTGTCGTAAAACTCCACGCGCTCCTAATAGTTGGCCAAATTCATATTTATCCATAACAGCCAGTTCTCGTGCTTTACCAAAGGATAATAGATCCTGGGTATAGAGAGCGATCGCTAATTCTTGTCGCAATTCCTGTTCAATACGCTGTTCAGGTAAACGAATGGCTTGTAGAACAGAATCAGAAATTGAAATTTGTATTCCCATATTCGTTTAAGGTTTATTGAGTTAACACAGAAACTTATCTGCTAATGTCTTGACTTACCCTTTCAGCTAAAGTATCCCAATCTTAATCTGTTGTTCCCTCGTTTCAATATTATACCTTAAAATACTAATCCTAGAGCGATCGCATTTATTGATATAAAAGAAGCGATCGCAGTTCTTCAAAAATCTCAACCTTATTTTATGGGATAAAAAGCCGACTTACACCCATATAACTATTAATATTAAGCACAATCTCAATTAGACGCTCAACACAACGTTCTCGATATTCCGAATCATTGAGTAATCTATCGGCGTTTCCAATCGTAATCACAGGTAATGAATTAGGGGTATTTTCTTCACGCATTACTTGCTCTAAAGAATCCTTACCTTTCATACTGCGATTAGCTGTGAGCAAAATCATCTGATTTTCTTGAGCCAGTCGCCAAACAACTCTATCAT
Coding sequences within:
- a CDS encoding ACP S-malonyltransferase gives rise to the protein MNFLVDHNLRGHAVLLSGSILNSGWLDWVLIRFITFDEIGLPINSDDRVVWRLAQSNQMILLTANRSMKGDNSLEQVMREEITSTSLPVITISDADRFLNDFEYRERCAIRLVEIVIDINTYMGVSRLFIP
- a CDS encoding DUF433 domain-containing protein — encoded protein: MTTLPNEQTAIIRTERGLTIAGTRITIYDIMDYVTAQYPPKFIRGLFDLTEAQINAALAYIEANRADVEAEYQIVLKEAEELRLYYEEKNRDLIARIAAQPPKPGQEAIRAKLQAAKAKFKSQL
- a CDS encoding type II toxin-antitoxin system HicB family antitoxin — its product is MMQGNIVGWQSKANLMKTFTAIIEKDSDTNLYVGYIPGFPGAHSQGETLDELQENLREVIEMLLEDDNLVLETEFIGTQQIVIR
- a CDS encoding PIN domain-containing protein, translating into MNIYVETNFVLELVFEQEQFKSCEEILLLSEQKPATLIIPAYSLAEPHEKLIRQARNRKALQQSLDREFKQLERTVSYKNRIQNNIREFFNLLVEIDVEETKRFAKYRNRLLSYADIIPLNGNILSEAATYENRYALMPQDALVYASVLFHLQQNQPTIACFLSRNSRDNDARKYSWVAIESESYENIYCYNRKRF
- a CDS encoding UPF0175 family protein, translated to MGIQISISDSVLQAIRLPEQRIEQELRQELAIALYTQDLLSFGKARELAVMDKYEFGQLLGARGVLRHYTPEELDDDLIYAGS
- a CDS encoding BrnT family toxin, whose translation is MIGESRYIIIGISRFGQLLIVAHTDRLERVRIISARKATRQEQRFYEQG
- a CDS encoding DUF433 domain-containing protein; protein product: MTTLSNEQTAIIRTERGLTIAGTRITIYDIMDYVTAQYPPKFIRGLFDLTEAQINAALAYIEAHRADVEAEYQIVLKEAEELRLYYEEKNRDLIARIAAQPPKPGQEAIRAKLQAAKAKFKSQL
- a CDS encoding type II toxin-antitoxin system HicB family antitoxin codes for the protein MKTFTAIIEKDSDTNLYVGYIPGFPGAHSQGETLDELQENLREVIEMLLEDDDLVIETEFIGTQQIVIR
- a CDS encoding UPF0175 family protein, encoding MGIQISISDSVLQAIRLPEQRIEQELRQELAIALYTQDLLSFGKARELAVMDKYEFGQLLGARGVLRHYTPEELDDDLTYARS
- a CDS encoding ACP S-malonyltransferase; this translates as MIFLIDHNLNGHAMIFFGSIANQGWLDIIPMRFVTFAQMELPINSDDRVVWRLAQENQMILLTANRSMKGKDSLEQVMREENTPNSLPVITIGNADRLLNDSEYRERCVERLIEIVLNINSYMGVSRLFIP